One Denticeps clupeoides chromosome 3, fDenClu1.1, whole genome shotgun sequence DNA window includes the following coding sequences:
- the crebbpa gene encoding CREB-binding protein isoform X3 produces MTENLLEMGPPNAKRPKMSTPALSASDGPDLGSLSWDDLENDLPDELIPNGSDLGLMSSNGGGGAGSLGSMGSLGPEPAAKHKQLSELLRAGSSSSLTSGLNSPSPQPGGMGGGQLGPLGKSPLGQGSPSHPSPQAQKPGVNSGGLQTNSSSAMGMNTGFNQAMMNSGQAHGILGQNAVTQQGQVINGTLGSAGRGRGGMQYQAQVVGAGSAGGGTGGTTGNGGSALAETLSLNAQQAKLNLAGNNPFGQQYGQGSGQQLGTAGVNAPLQNSLPPFPSDLKAAVTSVPNLHQQQATQQQQQMGTAVGMVSTGPGAGVAAGPTADPEKRKLIQQQLVLLLHAHKCQRREQANGEVRACSLPHCRTMKNVLNHMTHCQAGKSCQVAHCASSRQIISHWKNCTRHDCPVCLPLKNASDKRNQQPMLSSPSVGLPSTMVAVVGGSQPSASTLNSSTPIDPSSMKRAYAALGLPYGNQTPTQTSHPQQQLRPLNPHASNQMNMGGGAMGVTISEQTSLHSDSTLPSTLNANNQLMSDGSVVGSMGNLPTAAPLSATGVRKAWHEHVTQDLRNHLVHKLVQAIFPTPDPAALKDRRMENLVAYARKVEGDMYESANSRDEYYHFLAEKIYKIQKELEEKRRSRLQKQIINQTPQQQQPNALAQQPNRPQRMNQFSPMPMQNVQMSPAPMGAHAASPMNHPQQMNMSTVPPMGMSPPRMPQAQSMIGGHSGSIVGQTAGQTQFLSPTQFPNTNAAIAGNMGLGQTAAQAAVTQQSLNSTNLPMNTQLPQPVLRATSTPPSSSSSSSNTNAANLPSLQLPAPTQAQQASSSRSSTPTHPTSGTVQGPQPGQTPTQAHSPMDMLPTPQAQPPTTPKATSQDNRVPTPASATSAEMHSQNALPDMPTTTEAKVEPRHNEQELHLAGLKMEPKMEAEDDTSSLTATKEEQEGLEGKTEPMEMEEKKPDIKAESKEDEEGGASSTAVSLQSRRKIFKPEELRQALMQTLESLYRQDPESLPFRQPVDPMLLGIPDYFDIVKNPIDLSTIKRKLDTGQYQEPWQYVDDVWLMFNNAWLYNRKTSRVYKYCSKLAEVFEQEIDPVMQGLGYCCGRKYEFSPQTLCCYGKQLCTIPRDGTYYSYQNRYHFCEKCFNEIQGESVTLGDDPAQPQTMISKDQFERKKNDTLDPEPFVECKDCGRKMHQICVLHYDVIWPSGFICDNCLKKTGKTRKENKFSAKRLQATRLGTYIEDRVNKYLKRQNHPEAGEVFVRVVASSDKTVEVKPGMKSRFVDMGEMADSFPYRTKALFAFEEIDGVDVCFFGMHVQEYGSECCFPNTRRVYISYLDSIHFFRPRLLRTAVYHEILIGYLEYVKKLGYVTGHIWACPPSEGDDYIFHCHPADQKIPKPKRLQEWYRKMLDKAFAERIIQDYKDIFKQATEDRLSSANELPYFEGDFWPNVLEESIKELEQEEEERKKEENTAACETPEGTPGDSKNAKKKNNKKTNKNKSSISRANKKKPGMPNVANDLSQKLYATMEKHKEVFFVIHLHAGHMVNTLPPIMDPDPMLTCDLMDGRDAFLTLARDKHWEFSSLRRCKWSTMCMLVELHNQGQDRFVYTCNECKHHVETRWHCTVCEDFDLCINCYNTKGHEHTMVKWGLGLDDDSNSQSNEASKSPQESRRLSIQRCIQSLVHACQCRNANCSLPSCQKMKRVVQHTKGCKRKTNGGCPVCKQLIALCCYHAKHCQENKCPVPFCLNIKHKLRQQQLQHRLQQAQMMRRRMATMQGQRMPQSLPSPPPTATPGTPTSQHPQANAAQAPLSTQPSTPNTAGVMSPAYASAAPRPNQPQVPAPQGKPGAQPSPLPQQQSPLPQPPQQQQQQQQPPPAAVKMARHIEMVAQAQQSQNYRLSMNGLPMNHQQPRMPGAVQQPMQMVGPRTPQVMQPMAQGQWGPGGPQAPMQQTQQQQPLPQQPPQQGIPMQRPMMPQQQQPPQQAGLRMMVPPQGPRPQIPQQRPGAIAPNALQDLLRTLKSPSSPQQQQQVLNILKSNPQLMAAFIKQRTLKYNASQQQQQQQQQQQPQGLHGVQPAMQAPLQGGVAVQRPAMAPPQPGQPTPQGMAALGPQGQLMNPGHNSNQQIQEMYRRQLLRQQQQQQQQQQQQQQQQQQQQQQQQQQQQALGQFTQTQGAQASYSQLRMQQQQQQQQQQLAMQVGTGPIGQLPPMAQMGMDGPQNLMHQRMLQQQHQQQQAVLKPLMGSPAQPGPMSPQAHLLTGQPLANTLGNQVRSPAPVQSPRPPSQQPPALSSPSPAQMQPQPSPQHAPPHSSSPHPSLAVPLEQGHLGTAEQSAMLPQLNTPNRGGLTSDLSMVDPTGDTLEKFVERL; encoded by the exons ATTTGGGCTCATTGTCCTGGGATGACTTGGAAAATGACCTTCCAGATGAGCTGATCCCCAATGGCAGTGACCTAGGCTTGATGTCGTCTAATGGGGGCGGAGGAGCAGGCAGCTTGGGGTCCATGGGATCCTTGGGGCCTGAACCTGCAGCCAAGCACAAGCAGCTTTCAGAGCTTCTACGGGCGGGCAGCAGCTCCAGTCTAACTAGTGGCCTCAACTCGCCCAGCCCCCAGCCTGGAGGAATGGGGGGTGGTCAGTTGGGCCCACTGGGTAAAAGTCCATTGGGTCAGGGCTCCCCATCACATCCTTCTCCCCAGGCACAGAAACCAGGGGTGAACAGCGGGGGTCTTCAGACTAACAGCAGCAGCGCAATGGGCATGAACACCGGCTTTAACCAGGCCATGATGAACAGTGGACAGGCACATGGAATACTGGGACAGAATGCTGTCACTCAGCAGGGTCAGGTTATCAATGGGACACTTGGGTCAGCAGGCCGAGGCAGAGGTGGCATGCAGTACCAGGCCCAAGTGGTAGGGGCAGGATCTGCTGGAGGGGGCACAGGTGGCACCACAGGCAATGGAGGCAGTGCTCTGGCTGAGACGCTAAGTCTGAACGCACAGCAAGCCAAG CTTAACTTGGCAGGCAACAATCCATTTGGTCAACAGTATGGACAGGGTTCAGGTCAGCAGTTAGGTACTGCAGGGGTGAATGCTCCCTTACAGAATAGTCTACCCCCCTTCCCATCAGACCTGAAGGCTGCTGTAACCAGTGTGCCAAATCTG CACCAACAGCAGGCTACTCAACAGCAGCAACAAATGGGTACAGCAGTGGGCATGGTGTCCACAGGACCAGGTGCTGGGGTAGCAGCAGGTCCCACTGCCGACCCAGAGAAACGGAAACTTATACAGCAGCAACTGGTCCTGCTGCTCCATGCACACAAGTGCCAGCGGCGTGAGCAGGCCAATGGAGAGGTGCGAGCCTGTTCATTACCCCACTGCCGAACCATGAAAAATGTGCTCAATCACATGACCCACTGCCAGGCCGGCAAGTCCTGTCAAG tgGCTCACTGTGCATCATCCAGGCAGATCATTTCACACTGGAAGAACTGCACAAGGCATGACTGTCCTGTCTGCTTACCTCTTAAGAACGCTAGTGACAAGCGAAACCAACAAC CCATGCTGAGCTCCCCCAGTGTAGGTCTGCCGAGCACTATGGTAGCAGTTGTTGGTGGAAGCCAGCCCAGCGCTTCCACCCTCAACAGCTCTACACCCATCGACCCCAGCTCCATGAAGCGTGCTTATGCTGCCTTGGGTTTGCCCTATGGAAACCAGACACCCACGCAGACATCACACCCGCAGCAGCAGCTGAGACCCCTCAACCCACATG CATCCAATCAGATGAATATGGGAGGAGGAGCAATGGGTGTGACCATTTCAGAGCAGACAAGCCTACATTCGGACTCTACACTGCCGTCCACGCTCAATGCCAACAA TCAACTGATGTCAGATGGCTCAGTGGTGGGCAGTATGGGCAATCTGCCCACAGCAGCACCACTATCCGCCACAGGAGTGCGCAAAGCCTGGCATGAGCATGTCACTCAGGACCTGCGCAATCACCTGGTCCATAAACT AGTTCAAGCCATATTCCCCACACCAGACCCAGCAGCACTGAAAGATCGCCGCATGGAGAACTTGGTGGCTTATGCTCGTAAAGTAGAGGGAGATATGTATGAGTCTGCCAACAGTAGG GATGAGTATTATCATTTTCTTGCTGAGAAAATCTATAAAATCCAGAAAGAACTTGAGGAGAAACGGCGTTCACGTCTGCAAAAGCAAATAATCAACCAGacaccccagcagcagcaacccAATGCACTCGCACAACAGCCTAACAGGCCACAGA GAATGAACCAGTTTAGCCCCATGCCCATGCAGAATGTACAGATGTCTCCTGCGCCCATGGGGGCTCATGCTGCTTCCCCCATGAATCATCCCCAGCAAATGAACATGAGCACCGTCCCGCCG ATGGGGATGTCACCTCCACGAATGCCCCAAGCACAGAGCATGATTGGAGGCCACTCGGGCAGCATTGTAGGGCAGACAGCTGGCCAGACCCAGTTCCTGAGCCCAACACAGTTCCCAAACACCAACGCCGCCATCGCAGGCAATATGGGTCTGGGCCAAACGGCAGCACAAGCAGCAGTTACGCAG CAGTCACTCAATTCCACTAACCTTCCCATGAACACCCAGCTGCCCCAGCCTGTGCTACGTGCAACATCAACTCcgccatcctcttcctcctcttcctccaacACCAATGCTGCTAACCTGCCTTCGCTACAGCTCCCTGCACCCACCCAGGCTCAGCAAGCCTCCTCCAGCCGCTCCTCTACCCCCACTCACCCCACCTCAGGCACAGTACAGGGCCCACAGCCTGGCCAAACCCCCACCCAGGCCCATTCCCCGATGGACATGCTTCCTACACCACAGGCGCAACCCCCAACCACTCCG AAGGCCACCAGCCAAGACAACAGAGTTCCCACACCAGCCTCAGCGACCAGTGCAGAAATgcattcccagaatgcactgcctGATATGCCAACCACCACAGAGGCCAAAGTGGAGCCCCGACACAATGAGCAAGAGTTGCATCTGGCAGGCCTTAAGATGGAGCCTAAGATGGAG GCTGAAGATGACACAAGCTCTCTTACGGCAACCAAGGAAGAGCAGGAAGGTTTAGAGGGTAAAACGGAACCAATGGAAATGGAGGAAAAGAAGCCAGACATAAAGGCAGAAAGtaaagaggatgaggagggtggAGCCAGTAGCACGGCTGTATCTTTACAGTCTCGTAGGAAAA TCTTTAAGCCAGAAGAACTGAGACAGGCCCTGATGCAAACTCTGGAGTCTCTTTACCGGCAGGACCCCGAGTCTCTGCCCTTCCGACAGCCAGTGGACCCCATGCTTCTGGGTATTCCG GACTACTTTGACATTGTGAAGAACCCAATCGATTTGTCCACCATCAAACGCAAACTGGACACTGGTCAGTACCAGGAGCCGTGGCAGTATGTGGACGACGTCTGGCTCATGTTCAACAATGCCTGGCTGTACAATCGCAAGACGTCACGTGTGTACAAGTACTGCTCCAAGCTGGCTGAGGTTTTCGAACAGGAGATTGACCCTGTTATGCAGGGGCTGGGGTACTGCTGTGGCAGAAAG TACGAGTTCTCTCCCCAGACACTGTGCTGCTATGGCAAACAGTTGTGCACCATACCCCGAGATGGGACATACTACAGCTACCAGAATAG ATATCATTTCTGTGAGAAGTGTTTCAATGAGATCCAGGGGGAAAGTGTAACACTAGGTGACGACCCTGCACAGCCACAGAC GATGATCTCTAAAGACCAAtttgaaaggaagaaaaatgatACTCTAGACCCTGAGCC GTTTGTTGAATGTAAGGATTGTGGAAGGAAGATGCATCAGATATGTGTTCTTCATTATGATGTCATTTGGCCTTCTGG CTTCATCTGTGATAACTGTTTGAAGAAAACTGGGAAAACCAGGAAGGAGAACAAATTTTCTGCAAAAA GGTTGCAAGCAACAAGGCTAGGCACATACATTGAGGATCGTGTCAATAAGTACTTGAAGAGGCAAAACCATCCAGAAGCCGGGGAGGTGTTTGTCCGAGTGGTAGCCAGCTCGGACAAAACGGTAGAAGTTAAACCTGGCATGAAGTCAAG gttTGTGGACATGGGTGAGATGGCTGACAGCTTTCCCTACAGAACTAAGGCACTTTTTGCTTTCGAGGAGATCGATGGCGTGGACGTGTGCTTCTTTGGCATGCATGTACAAGAATATGGCTCAGAATGTTGTTTTCCCAACACCAG GCGAGTATACATATCATACCTCGACAGTATTCATTTCTTCAGACCTCGCTTGCTGCGAACAGCAGTGTATCACGAAATCCTTATCGGCTATCTGGAATATGTCAAGAAACTCGG GTATGTGACTGGTCACATTTGGGCGTGTCCACCAAGTGAAGGTGATGACTACATCTTCCACTGTCACCCTGCTGACCAGAAAATCCCCAAGCCTAAGAGGTTACAGGAGTGGTACCGCAAAATGCTGGACAAAGCCTTTGCTGAACGAATCATTCAGGACTACAAG gaTATTTTCAAACAGGCAACAGAGGACCGGCTCAGCAGTGCCAACGAGCTTCCGTACTTTGAAGGTGACTTCTGGCCTAATGTGCTGGAGGAGAGCATCAAagagctggagcaggaggaggaggagagaaagaaggaggAGAACACTGCTGCATGCGAAACGCCAGAG GGCACGCCTGGAGATAGTAAAAATGCcaagaagaagaacaacaaaaaaaccaacaaaaacaagagCAGCATTAGCAGAGCCAACAAGAAGAAGCCTGGGATGCCAAATGTAGCCAACGATCTGTCACAGAAGCTTTATGCCACCATGGAAAAGCATAAGGAG GTGTTCTTTGTGATTCACCTGCACGCGGGCCACATGGTCAATACGCTTCCACCCATCATGGACCCTGACCCAATGCTGACCTGCGACCTGATGGACGGGCGTGACGCCTTCCTGACGCTCGCAAGGGACAAACATTGGGAGTTCAGCTCTCTGAGACGCTGTAAGTGGAGTACTATGTGCATGCTGGTGGAGTTGCACAACCAGGGCCAAGACCGCTTTGTCTACACTTGCAACGAGTGCAAGCACCACGTGGAGACACGCTGGCACTGCACTGTCTGTGAG GACTTTGACCTCTGCATCAACTGCTACAACACTAAGGGCCACGAACACACAATGGTCAAGTGGGGTCTCGGCCTGGATGATGACAGTAACAGCCAGAGCAATGAAGCCTCAAAAAGTCCGCAGGAGAGCCGGCGCCTGAGCATCCAGCGGTGCATCCAGTCGCTGGTGCACGCCTGTCAGTGCCGCAACGCCAACTGCTCGCTTCCCTCGTGTCAGAAGATGAAGCGGGTCGTGCAGCACACCAAGGGCTGCAAACGCAAGACCAACGGCGGCTGTCCTGTCTGCAAGCAGCTGATCGCCCTCTGCTGCTACCACGCCAAGCACTGCCAGGAGAACAAGTGCCCCGTGCCCTTCTGCCTCAACATCAAGCATAAACTGcgacagcagcagctgcagcacagGCTTCAGCAGGCCCAAATGATGCGGCGGCGCATGGCCACTATGCAGGGCCAACGTATGCCTCAGAGCCTGCCCTCTCCACCCCCTACAGCTACGCCAGGCACGCCCACCTCACAGCATCCGCAGGCCAACGCGGCACAGGCACCGCTATCTACCCAACCGTCCACGCCCAACACTGCTGGGGTCATGTCCCCGGCGTACGCCAGTGCGGCACCCCGCCCCAACCAGCCCCAGGTCCCAGCTCCGCAGGGCAAGCCCGGTGCCCAGCCCTCACCTCTCCCCCAGCAGCAGTCGCCCTTACCCCAGCctcctcagcagcagcaacagcagcagcagccgcctcCGGCTGCAGTCAAAATGGCACGTCACATCGAGATGGTGGCTCAGGCTCAGCAGAGTCAGAACTACCGGCTCAGCATGAACGGGCTGCCCATGAACCATCAGCAGCCTCGCATGCCCGGCGCCGTTCAGCAACCCATGCAGATGGTCGGTCCGCGGACGCCACAGGTCATGCAGCCCATGGCCCAGGGGCAGTGGGGCCCTGGAGGCCCTCAGGCACCAATGCAGCAGacacaacagcagcagcctCTTCCGCAGCAGCCGCCCCAGCAAGGCATTCCCATGCAGCGTCCCATGATGCCGCAGCAACAGCAGCCACCCCAGCAAGCAGGACTGCGCATGATGGTTCCCCCGCAGGGTCCACGGCCTCAGATTCCTCAACAGCGGCCTGGTGCAATCGCTCCCAATGCCTTGCAGGACCTGCTGCGCACCCTCAAATCACCCAGCtctccccagcagcagcagcaggtcctcAACATACTGAAATCAAACCCTCAGCTCATGGCAGCCTTTATAAAGCAGCGCACACTCAAATACAATGccagccagcagcagcagcaacaacagcagcagcagcaaccgcAGGGCTTACATGGGGTACAGCCGGCCATGCAGGCACCATTGCAGGGCGGGGTGGCTGTCCAGAGACCTGCCATGGCCCCTCCACAGCCTGGGCAGCCCACTCCCCAGGGCATGGCTGCTCTTGGTCCACAGGGCCAGCTGATGAACCCAGGACACAATTCCAACCAACAGATCCAAGAGATGTACCGCCGGCAGCTTTTACGccaacaacagcagcaacaacaacaacagcaacaacaacagcaacaacaacagcagcagcagcaacaacaacaacaacagcaacaggcTCTTGGACAATTCACCCAGACCCAGGGGGCACAGGCCTCTTACTCACAGCTCcgcatgcagcagcagcagcaacagcagcagcagcagctggcaATGCAGGTGGGCACAGGACCCATAGGTCAGCTGCCTCCCATGGCCCAAATGGGCATGGACGGCCCGCAGAACCTCATGCATCAGCGCATGCTGCAGCAACAGCACCAACAGCAACAAGCGGTCCTCAAGCCGCTAATGGGCTCCCCAGCTCAGCCAGGTCCCATGAGCCCGCAGGCCCACCTGCTTACTGGCCAGCCCTTGGCCAACACGCTGGGCAACCAGGTGCGCTCCCCGGCGCCCGTTCAGTCTCCACGGCCGCCTTCCCAGCAGCCACCGGCACTTTCTAGTCCCTCGCCAGCACAGATGCAGCCGCAGCCCTCGCCCCAGCATGCCCCGCCCCACTCCAGCTCACCGCACCCCAGTCTGGCAGTGCCTCTGGAGCAGGGACATCTGGGCACTGCGGAGCAGAGCGCCATGCTCCCGCAACTCAATACGCCCAACCGCGGTGGGCTCACAAGTGACTTGAGCATGGTGGACCCCACGGGGGACACATTGGAGAAGTTTGTGGAGAGATTGTAG